One Ammospiza caudacuta isolate bAmmCau1 chromosome 11, bAmmCau1.pri, whole genome shotgun sequence genomic window carries:
- the SNORC gene encoding protein SNORC, with the protein MAPRPALEAMPYHRVLRLVLLTLCSIPVPAVLAAEYPQDAVPTLWNEPPELPSGAGPFDAATATARLSDATAFPPYTSELEPEDTTHLHRLDTGDGSLGPGAIGAIVIASLLGTSVLVALVVITLRKFSAS; encoded by the exons ATGGCTCCCAGGCCAGCTCT GGAAGCCATGCCCTACCACAGAGTCCTTCGCCTGGTCCTGCTAACGCTGTGCAGCATCCcggtccctgctgtgctggcag CAGAGTACCCGCAGGACGCGGTCCCCACCCTCTGGAACGAGCCGCCCGAGCTGCCCTCTGGAGCCGGTCCCTTCGACGCTGCCACTGCCACCGCCCGGCTGTCGGATGCCACTGCCTTCCCCCCGTACACCTCCGAGCTGGAGCCCGAGGACACCACCCACCTGCACCGGCTGGACACCGGGGACG GCTCACTGGGACCTGGGGCTATTGGTGCCATTGTCATCGCCTCCCTCCTGGGTACGTCTGTGCTTGTGGCCTTGGTCGTCATCACACTGAGAAAGTTCTCGGCCTCCTGA